In Aegilops tauschii subsp. strangulata cultivar AL8/78 chromosome 3, Aet v6.0, whole genome shotgun sequence, one genomic interval encodes:
- the LOC109762298 gene encoding protein STRICTOSIDINE SYNTHASE-LIKE 10: protein MEVRATTSHRGKLPRTMTTATMGRNSAAVLVVLACLVSLASAQQVKTTDTRWSYRLPLPDGVSGAESLAFAGKDGIYTGVSDGRVLRWGGSAAGWSTFAYNANYRSVGVIKSSKSCYQVEKESICGRPLGVRFNRKTGELYIADAYLGLMKVGPEGGEAQVLATEADGVPFHFLNGLDVDQATGDVYFTDSSTNYPRRFNTEIIMNADATGRLLKYDARTKLVTVLEADLPYPNGVTLSRDRTHLVVAHTVPCQAFRYWLKGPKAGQYELFADLPGYPDNVRRDGQGGFWVALNQEKARLNATAAPVKHLVGVRLGADGVEVEELTAARGVTLSEVAEQSGNKLWLGSVELDYIGLLV, encoded by the exons ATGGAGGTCCGCGCTACGACTTCCCATAGAGGAAAACTTCCGAGgacgatgacgacggcgacgatggGGCGCAACTCGGCGGCGGTACTCGTCGTGCTTGCCTGCCTCGTTTCCCTCGCATCGGCCCAGCAGGTCAAGACGACGGACACGCGCTGGAGCTACCGTCTTCCGCTGCCCgacggcgtcagcggcgccgagAGCCTCGCGTTCGCCGGCAAGGACGGGATCTACACCGGCGTCTCCGACGGGCGTGTCCTCAGGTGGGGCGGGAGCGCCGCCGGCTGGAGCACCTTCGCCTACAATGCCAACTACAGGTCGGTCGGTGTAATTAAAAGCTCAAAATCGTGTTATCAAGTGG AAAAGGAGAGCATATGCGGGCGGCCGCTGGGTGTCCGGTTCAACAGGAAGACCGGCGAGCTCTACATCGCCGACGCCTACTTGGGGCTCATGAAGGTCGGCCCGGAAGGCGGCGAAGCCCAGGTGCTAGCGACGGAGGCGGACGGCGTCCCCTTCCACTTCCTCAACGGCCTAGACGTCGATCAGGCCACCGGCGATGTCTACTTCACCGACAGCAGCACCAACTATCCCCGGAG GTTTAACACGGAGATCATCATGAACGCCGACGCGACCGGCCGCCTGCTCAAGTACGACGCGCGGACGAAGCTCGTCACGGTGCTCGAGGCGGACCTGCCGTACCCGAACGGCGTCACGCTCAGCCGCGACAGGACGCACCTGGTGGTGGCGCACACGGTGCCGTGCCAGGCGTTCCGGTACTGGCTCAAGGGGCCCAAGGCCGGGCAGTACGAGCTCTTCGCCGACCTGCCGGGGTACCCGGACAACGTGCGGCGCGACGGGCAGGGCGGTTTCTGGGTGGCGCTCAACCAGGAGAAGGCGCGGCTCAACGCGACGGCGGCTCCGGTGAAGCACTTGGTCGGCGTCCGTCTCGGCGCCGACGGCGTGGAGGTCGAGGAGCTGACGGCCGCCAGGGGCGTGACGCTCAGCGAGGTGGCGGAGCAGAGCGGCAACAAGTTGTGGTTGGGTTCCGTCGAGCTTGATTATATAGGCCTCTTAGTTTGA